One window from the genome of Elaeis guineensis isolate ETL-2024a chromosome 5, EG11, whole genome shotgun sequence encodes:
- the LOC105044486 gene encoding psbP-like protein 1, chloroplastic isoform X2, producing the protein MALLQHSPALHRALFLNSSSSSTAFHQGPAFFPGHLHRSRVTLQVRAEDSPIPPQDCIVERSGRRHALALGAISTCISLTYANSASSEVKKGFQSVLDKKDGYSFLYPFGWQEVVIEGQDKVLKDVIEPLESISVNMVPTSKQDVRDFGSPQEVADTLIKKVLAPPSQKIKLVEAAECSRPNFHPLDSSFLTKSFLCMMLMGELITPLSSLLRLRTSPDMLLVQFPSGMVNFTP; encoded by the exons ATGGCACTTTTGCAGCACTCGCCGGCACTCCATCGAGCCCTCTTCTTgaattcttcttcctcttctactGCTTTCCATCAG GGCCCTGCTTTCTTCCCTGGCCATCTTCATAGGAGTAGGGTTACCCTCCAGGTCAGGGCCGAGGATTCTCCAATCCCCCCACAAG ATTGTATTGTAGAGAGATCCGGAAGGCGCCATGCACTTGCATTAGGAGCAATTAGCACTTGCATATCTTTAACTTATGCCAATTCTGCATCAT CAGAGGTTAAGAAAGGATTTCAATCTGTCTTGGACAAGAAGGATGGTTATTCATTTCTCTACCCATTCGGATGGCAG GAAGTTGTTATTGAAGGACAAGATAAGGTGCTCAAAGATGTTATTGAGCCGTTAGAAAGCATTAGCGTTAACATGGTTCCAACTAGCAAGCAAGATGTTCGAGACTTTGGATCTCCACAAGAG GTTGCTGATACTTTAATCAAAAAGGTTTTGGCTCCTCCTTCACAGAAAATAAAGCTAGTTGAGGCAGCAGAG TGTTCCAGGCCCAACTTCCATCCTCTTGACTCCAGCTTTCTGACAAAGTCTTTTCTATG CATGATGTTGATGGGAGAGCTTATTACACCTTTGAGTTCATTGCTCAGGCTCCGAACTTCACCAGACATGCTCTTGGTGCAATTTCCATCGGGAATG GTAAATTTTACACCTTGA
- the LOC105044486 gene encoding psbP-like protein 1, chloroplastic isoform X1, whose protein sequence is MALLQHSPALHRALFLNSSSSSTAFHQGPAFFPGHLHRSRVTLQVRAEDSPIPPQDCIVERSGRRHALALGAISTCISLTYANSASSEVKKGFQSVLDKKDGYSFLYPFGWQEVVIEGQDKVLKDVIEPLESISVNMVPTSKQDVRDFGSPQEVADTLIKKVLAPPSQKIKLVEAAEHDVDGRAYYTFEFIAQAPNFTRHALGAISIGNGKFYTLTTGANERRWEKMKDKLQTVIDSFKVFDVYEG, encoded by the exons ATGGCACTTTTGCAGCACTCGCCGGCACTCCATCGAGCCCTCTTCTTgaattcttcttcctcttctactGCTTTCCATCAG GGCCCTGCTTTCTTCCCTGGCCATCTTCATAGGAGTAGGGTTACCCTCCAGGTCAGGGCCGAGGATTCTCCAATCCCCCCACAAG ATTGTATTGTAGAGAGATCCGGAAGGCGCCATGCACTTGCATTAGGAGCAATTAGCACTTGCATATCTTTAACTTATGCCAATTCTGCATCAT CAGAGGTTAAGAAAGGATTTCAATCTGTCTTGGACAAGAAGGATGGTTATTCATTTCTCTACCCATTCGGATGGCAG GAAGTTGTTATTGAAGGACAAGATAAGGTGCTCAAAGATGTTATTGAGCCGTTAGAAAGCATTAGCGTTAACATGGTTCCAACTAGCAAGCAAGATGTTCGAGACTTTGGATCTCCACAAGAG GTTGCTGATACTTTAATCAAAAAGGTTTTGGCTCCTCCTTCACAGAAAATAAAGCTAGTTGAGGCAGCAGAG CATGATGTTGATGGGAGAGCTTATTACACCTTTGAGTTCATTGCTCAGGCTCCGAACTTCACCAGACATGCTCTTGGTGCAATTTCCATCGGGAATG GTAAATTTTACACCTTGACAACAGGAGCCAATGAAAGGAGATGGGAGAAGATGAAGGATAAGCTGCAGACTGTCATCGATTCCTTTAAGGTCTTCGATGTTTATGAGGGATGA
- the LOC105044486 gene encoding psbP-like protein 1, chloroplastic isoform X3 has protein sequence MALLQHSPALHRALFLNSSSSSTAFHQGPAFFPGHLHRSRVTLQVRAEDSPIPPQEVKKGFQSVLDKKDGYSFLYPFGWQEVVIEGQDKVLKDVIEPLESISVNMVPTSKQDVRDFGSPQEVADTLIKKVLAPPSQKIKLVEAAEHDVDGRAYYTFEFIAQAPNFTRHALGAISIGNGKFYTLTTGANERRWEKMKDKLQTVIDSFKVFDVYEG, from the exons ATGGCACTTTTGCAGCACTCGCCGGCACTCCATCGAGCCCTCTTCTTgaattcttcttcctcttctactGCTTTCCATCAG GGCCCTGCTTTCTTCCCTGGCCATCTTCATAGGAGTAGGGTTACCCTCCAGGTCAGGGCCGAGGATTCTCCAATCCCCCCACAAG AGGTTAAGAAAGGATTTCAATCTGTCTTGGACAAGAAGGATGGTTATTCATTTCTCTACCCATTCGGATGGCAG GAAGTTGTTATTGAAGGACAAGATAAGGTGCTCAAAGATGTTATTGAGCCGTTAGAAAGCATTAGCGTTAACATGGTTCCAACTAGCAAGCAAGATGTTCGAGACTTTGGATCTCCACAAGAG GTTGCTGATACTTTAATCAAAAAGGTTTTGGCTCCTCCTTCACAGAAAATAAAGCTAGTTGAGGCAGCAGAG CATGATGTTGATGGGAGAGCTTATTACACCTTTGAGTTCATTGCTCAGGCTCCGAACTTCACCAGACATGCTCTTGGTGCAATTTCCATCGGGAATG GTAAATTTTACACCTTGACAACAGGAGCCAATGAAAGGAGATGGGAGAAGATGAAGGATAAGCTGCAGACTGTCATCGATTCCTTTAAGGTCTTCGATGTTTATGAGGGATGA